AATGAATATAGTAACATTGAAGATTCACCTCATTTAAAACGTGGAACCTGGAAATATCTAAGATCATTAGAAAAAAATTATATGTTTTGGGATGGGACAGTTGAAGATAAATCACAGCTAATAGTCCCTAGTTCATTTGAATCAAGACTTATTTACTATGAATCATGCAGAGGTTTAGAAGCTTGGTCAGTTGCTTGCTTTGCTCTTGATAAATTTTTTAACCAAAAAAAAGAGGATCCAGATGCTGAAAGGTTCTTGGTTAACGAAGAAAAAGATACCAATATGCAAAGCTTATTTATAAGTAATGAAGATAGAAAAAAAATGTATGCGGCAACATGGATATTAATGGCGATTACGAGAGTGATAGACACTTTGTATATTCAAATCAATAATTCCAATTCTGAATTTGGAAAATTGGTTAAAGAATATTTGAACCAAAAAAATGAAAATGTTCGTGAAATAGGAAATAATGCCAGCAGCTAACATCGGCTCATACTTCATGGCGCAAGTGATTGTAAATAAAGTGATTAAACTTCGATTAAACATATTGATAAATACGAAAATAAAACAATAAAAATGCGCCACGCAGCATAGCCCTGCACGTTAGGGCACATTTAAATGAAAAAAAATAAATCCAATAAATGAAAAAAATAAATCCAAATAAAAGAATCATCTTTTCAATAATAACAGGGACTCTGTTTTTATTGGGAATTTATTATTTCGATAGATTGTACAATGAATTTTGGATATTTGCTGGTCTAATTCTTTTACCAATTATTATCCTACAGATTTTATTGATTTTTCTGAATATCAAAAGGAATAAAATAGCACTGTCTTTTACAATAATCACTTTTCTCCTTGGATTAATAATACTTGTTTATAAAGACACCGAATTATTTAAAAGTAAGATTTTAATGAAAGCAGTTCTTGTTGATGACCTGTCTTCTCTTGAATTAAAATTAAGGAATAATAACACATTTGAATTAGTTTCTACATCTTATTTGGGTTCATCTGAAAAATTTACTGGAAAATATACAATTGACAACAACAAAATTATCTTTAATAACAGACCGTATGACAATGATTTTATTCCTGATACTGTTTATATAATTAAGAATAAAATCATAATTAAATTTAATACAGCAGGAGAACCAGACACAAGTTTTGCAAATTACTTTAGGATTGACAAAAATGAATTAAAGAAAAACGTGCCCTAACATCGGCTATACCACACGCCGCAATTAGTTGTAAACAAGATGGTTAAGCTTCGAAAAAACATATTGGTAAATAGAAAAATTAAACAATAAAATGCGGCACGTCGCATAGCCCTGCACGTTGTAAGCCATTTGAACAAAACCTACATAATGAGTAAAAAAAATGAATTTTGGTATTTTTTAATACACGGAACTTTAGACAAACAAACTGGAGTATATGGTAATTTTTACACTTATGGAACTCATTGTGGCAATGCATTAAAAAAGACATTATTAATTGCTGAACAAGAAGGAATAATAAATCCAGACTTGATTGAAACCTGTCGTCTTGACAATATTGAAGATTTTGAATTGCCAAAAAATACGATAGAAATAAATCCTGATGTTTTTATGATTCAGACTTTCAATACCTATGATTTAAGAAAAAAAGAATACAGTTTTACACCACCGATTGGAATCGCATTTTCAACTGATGAAGGTGAATTTGACCAAGATTTAATCAAAGAATGCTTTGTTGCTTATGGAAAGAATGAAAATGACATTCTTGAGTTTGAACTTGTAGTGGATAAATCTCGACTTATAGAGACATTCTATAAAACAATTGAATTTTTACCAAATGTAGATAGATTTTGGTTGTATCTAAAAGAACATTGGGATAATACCAAAACAGAATTATGGGCAGGAAAAGAAATATCAGATAAAAATTCTGTAATGGACTTTTTAACAAAAAATGAAGAAACAACACTTAAAAATGGATTTATAGATATTGTCGTTCATTCAAAAAAGGGCGAAACAAATCTAACATTAAATGAACACAAGAAAATTCAACTTCACACGAAAGATGAAACCGTATTCCAAAATTTTATTGAAAAAGTAATCGATTTGGGATTTGAACAAACTCGTGATTATTACAATATTGAATATGGCTATTATCATTGGCATTATCGGACAGATGAAAGTCTTAATAAAATTGAATTTCAACAATTGTTAGTCAATAAAGGATTTGAATACATAAAAATAAATGAATAAAAACGGCTTACAACAGCGGCTTATAGTGCATGCCGCAAATTATGCTAAAATGGAAAATTAATTGTAAATTTGAGAATATTTGTAAACAGAGAAAATTTTGAAAACCAATTGCGGCACGCACCATAGCCGCACCCGTTGGGTACCATAAAAATGAACATATGAACAAGATAATAGGAATAATATTAACTTTTTTAAGTTTAACAGCACATAGTCAATTGGTAGTTGACAATGGACATTTTTTTACCAAAAATGAAATTGCAAGATTAGAGAATAAAATGCAAAACATAGAGAATAAATATTCAATAGAGACTATGATTTATACCACAATAGACTTAAATGGGAAGACTCCAATCGAATATGGAAAAGAGATTGGAAATAGTTATGAGGTTGGGAAAAAAGGTATAAATAATGGAATCTTAATTTTATTATCAAAAAATGACAGAAGAATTCAAATACTAAATGGTTTCGGAATAGAATGGATTATTTCTGACACAAAAACTCAAAAGATTGTTGACCAAATGATACCATTTTTCAAGCAACAGAACTTTTTCGGCGGTGTAAATAACGCTTTAACTATGATTGAAAAATATGTTTCAAAAACTGATTGGAAAATAAGTGAAATAGGACTAAATAATATTTCAGAAAATGATTTGGGTAAAATAATCAAGTTTAAGTATTCTAATAAATCTGGACAGACTAAATACAAATACGCTATTGACACAGATACACAATTCTCTAATAATTTTCAAATAAAACTGGAATCAAATAAAACAGAATTTAACTTGTTTTATTCCAAAAATATGAATGACCTTATAAGCATAATCTTAACAAGAAAGAACATTATTGTTTATGCAAGATTAACAGATTGGCAAAATAAAAGACTTGAATTATTAGGAATAGAATAAATTACGGTACCCAACATCACCTATGCTTCATGGCGTAAATAATTGTAAATAAAACGATTAAACTTTGATTAAACATATCGGTAAATTGAAAAATAAAACAATAAAATTGCGCCACGCAGCATAGCCCTGCACGTTGGCATTAATTTAAATGAAACGAATACTTC
The sequence above is drawn from the Candidatus Sulfidibacterium hydrothermale genome and encodes:
- a CDS encoding TPM domain-containing protein produces the protein MNKIIGIILTFLSLTAHSQLVVDNGHFFTKNEIARLENKMQNIENKYSIETMIYTTIDLNGKTPIEYGKEIGNSYEVGKKGINNGILILLSKNDRRIQILNGFGIEWIISDTKTQKIVDQMIPFFKQQNFFGGVNNALTMIEKYVSKTDWKISEIGLNNISENDLGKIIKFKYSNKSGQTKYKYAIDTDTQFSNNFQIKLESNKTEFNLFYSKNMNDLISIILTRKNIIVYARLTDWQNKRLELLGIE